In one window of Candidatus Acidiferrales bacterium DNA:
- the recA gene encoding recombinase RecA: protein MTMADEKTKAIDLALTQIEKQFGKGSIMRLGSKDILVPVSVIPTGSLALDAAMGVGGMPRGRVIEIFGPEASGKTTLALHVIAEAQKQGGMAAFIDAEHALDPKYSRALGVDVDNLLVSQPDYGEQALEITETLIRSGGVDVVVIDSVAALVPRAELEGDMGDAQMGLQARLMSQALRKLAGIVSKSKTCLVFINQMREKIGVMFGNPETTTGGRALKFYSTMRVDIRKIASIKEGERFIGNRTRAKVVKNKVAAPFREAEFDILYGEGISREGDLLDVSVEKGIIEKSGSWFSFAGERIGQGRENARLFLKENPDIREKLETQARKALGLVVRPANSPAPAASETAKAKSARG, encoded by the coding sequence GCAGCAAGGACATCCTGGTGCCGGTGAGCGTGATCCCGACCGGGTCGCTGGCGCTGGACGCGGCGATGGGCGTGGGCGGGATGCCGCGCGGGCGAGTGATTGAGATTTTCGGGCCGGAGGCGAGCGGCAAGACCACCCTGGCGCTCCACGTCATTGCCGAAGCGCAAAAGCAAGGCGGCATGGCCGCGTTCATTGACGCTGAACATGCGCTCGACCCGAAGTACTCGCGGGCGCTGGGCGTGGACGTGGACAACCTGCTCGTTTCCCAGCCGGACTATGGCGAGCAGGCGTTGGAAATTACTGAGACGCTGATTCGTTCCGGCGGAGTGGACGTGGTGGTAATTGACTCGGTGGCGGCGCTGGTGCCGCGAGCCGAGCTGGAAGGCGACATGGGAGACGCCCAGATGGGACTTCAGGCGCGGCTCATGTCCCAGGCATTGCGCAAGCTTGCGGGCATCGTTTCCAAGTCCAAGACTTGCCTGGTCTTCATCAACCAGATGCGGGAAAAGATCGGCGTCATGTTCGGCAACCCCGAAACCACCACCGGCGGCCGGGCGCTGAAATTCTACTCGACCATGCGCGTGGACATTCGCAAGATCGCCTCCATCAAAGAGGGTGAACGGTTCATCGGCAACCGCACGCGGGCCAAGGTGGTGAAGAACAAGGTGGCGGCGCCTTTCCGCGAAGCGGAGTTCGACATCCTTTACGGTGAAGGCATTTCCCGCGAGGGCGACCTCCTCGACGTCAGCGTCGAGAAGGGAATCATCGAGAAAAGCGGTTCGTGGTTTTCCTTTGCCGGCGAGCGCATCGGCCAAGGGCGCGAAAATGCCCGCCTCTTCCTGAAAGAGAATCCGGACATCCGGGAAAAGCTGGAAACCCAGGCGCGCAAGGCCCTCGGCCTTGTCGTCCGGCCGGCCAACTCCCCTGCTCCGGCTGCTTCGGAGACAGCCAAAGCGAAATCAGCGCGCGGGTAG
- a CDS encoding penicillin-binding transpeptidase domain-containing protein, producing the protein MSSLRKKILALLLIALVVPFAPAWAGKHTGLQKSTVGAKAKKKGRGRWVVPTYANPTEGDVAERDDPRVRRAAIDALGRWNGSVVAVDANTGRILTVVNQKLAFDSGFQPCSTVKLAVAYAALKEGVVTQETMLRIGRRHSMNLTEAMAHSNNRYFEILGRQLGFEKISRYARLLGFGELSGYQLERERPGAFPSTAPANGGIGRMASFGEGIHVTPLQLAALVSAFANGGNLYYLQYPPRQGATAEVTPFEPRLKRKIEIADLLPAMREGLLGAVLYGTARYSFVPDAEILGKTGSCSAEGAKLGWFASYSERPQRLALVVLLRGGSRRVMGPKAAEIAGEIYRELQAENYFASSSSGANSSPETLAENGSSSGASPFAAHPARRNQCRSN; encoded by the coding sequence TTGTCTTCTTTGCGAAAGAAAATTTTGGCGCTTCTCTTGATCGCTCTGGTGGTTCCCTTTGCGCCGGCCTGGGCGGGGAAGCACACGGGTTTGCAAAAGTCCACGGTGGGGGCGAAGGCCAAGAAAAAGGGGCGAGGGCGATGGGTTGTGCCGACCTACGCCAACCCGACCGAAGGCGATGTGGCGGAAAGGGATGACCCGCGGGTGAGGCGCGCCGCCATTGACGCGCTTGGCCGGTGGAACGGCAGCGTCGTCGCCGTGGATGCGAACACCGGGCGCATTCTAACGGTCGTCAATCAGAAGCTCGCGTTTGATTCCGGCTTTCAACCCTGCTCGACGGTCAAGTTGGCGGTGGCGTACGCGGCGCTCAAGGAAGGCGTCGTCACCCAGGAAACCATGCTGCGGATTGGCCGGCGTCACTCGATGAACTTGACGGAAGCAATGGCGCACTCGAACAACCGCTATTTTGAGATTCTCGGCCGGCAACTCGGTTTTGAAAAAATTTCGCGCTACGCGCGGCTTTTGGGATTCGGGGAACTCTCCGGCTACCAGCTTGAGCGGGAGCGCCCCGGCGCGTTTCCTTCAACCGCGCCCGCCAACGGCGGCATCGGCCGCATGGCGAGTTTTGGCGAAGGCATTCATGTCACGCCGCTCCAGCTTGCCGCGCTGGTTTCCGCTTTCGCCAACGGCGGCAACCTCTATTACTTGCAGTACCCGCCCCGCCAGGGCGCGACCGCTGAGGTGACGCCGTTTGAGCCGCGGTTGAAGCGCAAAATTGAGATCGCCGACTTGCTGCCGGCCATGCGGGAAGGGCTGCTGGGCGCGGTCCTCTACGGGACAGCCCGCTATAGCTTTGTTCCCGATGCCGAAATCCTCGGCAAGACCGGGAGCTGCTCGGCCGAAGGCGCCAAGCTTGGCTGGTTCGCCTCCTATTCCGAGCGCCCGCAGAGGCTGGCGCTGGTGGTTTTATTGCGGGGTGGGTCGCGCCGGGTCATGGGCCCCAAAGCAGCCGAGATTGCCGGCGAAATCTACCGGGAACTTCAGGCAGAAAATTATTTTGCCTCTTCCTCGAGCGGCGCGAACAGCTCGCCGGAAACGCTCGCCGAGAACGGCTCGAGCTCCGGCGCCTCTCCCTTTGCGGCCCATCCCGCTCGGCGAAACCAGTGCCGTTCCAACTAA